In a single window of the Coffea eugenioides isolate CCC68of chromosome 3, Ceug_1.0, whole genome shotgun sequence genome:
- the LOC113766179 gene encoding vinorine synthase-like has product MEVEIISQEIIKPSIPTPDHLTIFKRSFLDQISGRFLVRFISFYPRKETNLTINQVTHQLKISLSQTLALYYPLAGVYKDDSSIECNDKGALFVTAHVHCNINELLNLPKFQQFHKLGTSSKFHEDGPFQVFVQFNTFSCGGVAIFTCFSHMVIDMTTISVFLKCWAAISRGSQDDQSPGHPYPRYESLVLFPPKDSVPLGFSVVVKGSLLKDGRSIRKRFVFSAPAISDLKVKGSSKRVPDPTSVEVVSSFIWKHAMAAAKVVKGFQQPSVIFHAADLRRRMVPPLPEYSAGNIGSPIVAEYDKIDELEVKFGRLVKILRLAKEKNKDEFVPKLLSSGGFDMMIKFLEDWGEKCSNKDLNTYQFSSWCKIGLYEVDFGWGKPIWTSLVGGTEVESMYKNFVVLVDGSDGGIEAWLILEQKEMAVLENDGEFLAYASPNPGIIIS; this is encoded by the coding sequence ATGGAAGTAGAGATCATTTCCCAAGAGATAATAAAACCATCTATCCCAACACCTGATCACCTAACAATCTTCAAAAGATCCTTTCTCGATCAAATTAGTGGTAGATTTCTTGTGAGATTTATCTCCTTCtatccaagaaaagaaacaaatttgaCGATCAATCAAGTCACACATCAACTGAAAATTTCTCTTTCCCAAACTTTAGCTCTCTATTATCCACTTGCAGGCGTCTACAAGGATGATTCATCTATTGAATGCAACGATAAAGGAGCTCTATTTGTCACAGCCCATGTTCATTGCAACATCAACGAGCTACTAAATCTACCAAAATTTCAGCAGTTTCACAAGCTTGGCACCTCTTCAAAGTTCCATGAAGATGGTCCTTTCCAAGTTTTTGTTCAATTCAACACATTTTCATGTGGTGGGGTTGCGATTTTCACGTGTTTCTCTCACATGGTCATTGATATGACAACTATCAGTGTTTTCCTGAAATGTTGGGCTGCAATTTCTAGAGGTTCTCAAGATGATCAATCACCAGGTCATCCTTATCCTCGGTATGAATCGCTAGTGCTTTTCCCTCCTAAAGACTCTGTTCCGCTTGGTTTCTCGGTGGTGGTCAAGGGATCCTTACTCAAAGATGGAAGAAGTATACGAAAAAGATTCGTGTTCAGTGCACCAGCAATATCTGATCTCAAAGTGAAAGGTTCCAGCAAGCGCGTACCGGATCCTACAAGTGTTGAAGTTGTGTCATCTTTCATCTGGAAGCATGCAATGGCTGCAGCAAAGGTAGTAAAGGGTTTCCAACAGCCATCAGTAATATTTCATGCAGCAGATTTGCGAAGAAGAATGGTGCCACCTCTACCAGAATATTCTGCTGGGAATATTGGTTCTCCAATCGTTGCAGAATATGATAAGATTGATGAATTGGAGGTAAAATTTGGAAGATTAGTGAAAATACTAAGATTGGctaaggaaaaaaataaggatGAATTTGTGCCAAAATTACTTAGTTCTGGAGGGTTTGATATGATGATTAAGTTTTTGGAAGACTGGGGAGAAAAGTGCAGTAACAAAGATTTAAATACTTACCAATTCAGCAGCTGGTGCAAAATAGGATTATATGAAGTCGATTTTGGCTGGGGAAAACCAATTTGGACTAGTTTGGTAGGTGGTACTGAGGTAGAATCCATGTATAAGAATTTTGTGGTTCTTGTTGATGGATCAGATGGTGGGATTGAAGCATGGTTGATATTGGAGCAAAAGGAGATGGCTGTACTGGAAAATGATGGGGAGTTCCTTGCTTATGCTTCTCCAAATCCTGGGATCATaatatcttaa